A genomic region of Podarcis raffonei isolate rPodRaf1 chromosome 13, rPodRaf1.pri, whole genome shotgun sequence contains the following coding sequences:
- the LOC128399042 gene encoding vomeronasal type-2 receptor 26-like, translating to MVPKVHTVVCSRNNPVHIPHEWYEPGDLIIGGIASHIFYMYPKLSFNIHPSRVFIDLPVVMTKLYQHLLALVFAIDEINENPKILPNVTLGFHIYDSYYDSKMTYRTTLDLLFKSCHFLPNYICSIQKNVVGVIGGFGSETSLCMADILGLYKIPQISYGSFESVMNEQTKFPSFYRMVPNEGLQYQGIIQLLLYFGWKWVGLLTPDNEAGEHFLRAIEPMLYKNRICSAFTEKIWYHLHVTGNMFDTVDDMVHSFLQRISFNNSAGDEITLNEYGELAAGFDITNLVTFRNGSYVRVKVGRLDPQAPPGKELTINADRIKWHSGFTQEPPLSICNANCRPGYGKKKKEGEKFCCYDCDPCPHETFSNDKENEICARCPAGQYPNEGQDQCIPKTANFLGFDETLAIVSTFCALLFSLITILVLGIFIKHRDTAIVKANNRTLTYILLLCLLLCFQCTLMFIGKPRWVTCLLRQTSFGIIFSVALSSILAKTISVVLAFMATKPGSRIRRWVGKKLAYTIVLSASIVQVGICVLWLATSPPFPDLDMHSMSEEIIILCNEGSVLMFYCVLGYMGFLATVSFTVAFLARKLPDSFNEAKFITFSMLVFCSVWFSFIPTYLSTRGKYMVAVEIFSILASSAGLLACLFFPKCYIIVMRPELNNREQLIRSKA from the exons ATGGTGCCCAAAGTGCACACTGTTGTTTGCAGCAGAAATAATCCTGTGCATATTCCACATGAGTGGTATGAACCAGGTGACCTTATCATTGGCGGGATAGCATCTCATATCTTTTACATGTACCCCAAGCTTTCCTTCAATATACACCCTTCTCGTGTCTTTATTGATCTCCCAGT GGTGATGACAAAGTTGTACCAACACCTCCTTGCCTTGGTGTTTGCCATTGATGAGATCAACGAGAATCCCAAGATCTTGCCCAATGTCACGCTTGggttccacatctatgatagctatTATGATTCAAAGATGACCTACCGAACCACTCTGGATCTGCTCTTTAAATCGTGTCACTTTCTCCCCAACTACATATGTAGCATCCAGAAAAATGTAGTAGGAGTCATTGGGGGATTTGGCTCTGAGACTTCTTTGTGCATGGCAGACATCTTAGGTctttacaagattccacag attTCATATGGTTCATTTGAATCAGTCATGAATGAACAAACCAAGTTCCCTTCCTTTTATcgcatggtccccaatgaagGACTTCAGTATCAAGGAATTATCCAGTTACTTTTGTATTTTGGATGGAAATGGGTTGGGCTCCTCACTCCAGATAATGAAGCTGGAGAACATTTCTTGCGGGCAATTGAGCCAATGCTTTACAAGAATCGGATCTGTTCAGCATTCACAGAAAAGATTTGGTACCATCTGCATGTCACTGGTAACATGTTTGATACAGTAGATGATATG GTCCACTCATTCCTGCAGAGAATCTcgttcaacaacagtgctggtgaTGAAATCACATTAAATGAATATGGAGAGTTAGCAGCTGGCTTTGATATTACAAATTTGGTCACTTTCCGAAATGGATCATATGTCAGGGTCAAAGTGGGGAGGCTGGATCCTCAGGCCCCTCCTGGCAAAGAGCTCACCATTAATGCAGACAGAATCAAATGGCATAGTGGCTTCACTCAG GAACCACCACTTTCAATATGTAATGCCAATTGCCGTCCTGGttatgggaagaaaaagaaggagggggagaagtttTGCTGTTATGATTGTGATCCATGTCCACATGAGACGTTCTCAAATGACAAGG AGAATGAAATATGTGCCAGGTGCCCTGCAGGTCAGTATCCAAATGAAGGCCAGGATCAATGCATTCCAAAGACAGCAAACTTCCTGGGCTTTGATGAAACATTGGCCATCGTTTCAACTTTCTGTGCACTTTTATTCTCTCTGATCACAATTCTTGTACTTGGCATCTTCATTAAGCACAGGGACACTGCCATAGTCAAAGCAAACAATAGAACCCTAACCTATATTCTTCTACTCTGCCTCCTCTTGTGTTTCCAATGCACTTTGATGTTCATTGGAAAACCAAGGTGGGTGACCTGTCTTCTCCGACAAACAAGTTTTGGCATCATTTTCTCTGTAGCCCTCTCcagcatcttggccaaaaccatatcggtggttttggcattcatggctaccAAGCCAGGGTCCAGGATCAGGAGATGGGTAGGCAAAAAACTGGCTTACACCATTGTCCTCTCTGCCTCCATTGTTCAAGTAGGAATCTGTGTCTTatggctggcaacctctcccccattcccagatttaGATATGCACTCAATGAGTGAAGAAATTATAATATTATGTAACGAAGGGTCAGTCCTGATGTTCTACTGTGttttgggctacatgggcttcctggccactgtcagcttcactgtggccttcttagccaggaagttgcctgacagtttcaatgaagccaagttcatcaccttcagcatgctggtcttctgcagtgtttggttctCCTTTATTCCTACATACTTgagcaccagaggaaaatacatggtggctgtggagattttctcgatcttggcttccagtgctgggctgCTGGCTTGCCTCTTTTtccctaaatgctacattattgtgatgaggcctgagctgaataaCAGAGAACAGCTGATACGGAGCAAAGCATAA